In the Opitutaceae bacterium genome, one interval contains:
- a CDS encoding LacI family DNA-binding transcriptional regulator: protein MNHSTVVDIARHAKVSPATVSRVINQPDRVNPERVLAVRNAMMALNYTPPPLHSRRGPKSRQLEARSIVAWFIGAANASITSWFQEQISELRPAFTQRRVSINAFSTERPDRLPSQLERRGVDGIILQGMEPTEAVWNQIRQIPNVWLMTRRSEDYPGDFIEPDNRANGRLAAKYLASRGHRRVAVLATDPHYSAIELRSRAFVERCRELNLEVTVITPESIVRPAYLEANPPAAMLEELVRRWVAGPNRASGIYLPADHFCETFLGMAAKAGLRPDRHFELVLGNYSPAIYRKLSHQPAAIDIHLSTLVNRAIDHLIWRIDHFDVPGRIGIQISPTLKPSPLVRVHSVQPKNGRAAHADPGVLLSEA, encoded by the coding sequence ATGAATCACTCCACTGTGGTCGATATCGCACGCCACGCCAAGGTGTCTCCCGCCACCGTCTCGCGGGTCATCAATCAACCCGACAGGGTCAATCCCGAGCGCGTTCTCGCCGTCCGCAACGCCATGATGGCCCTGAATTACACGCCTCCTCCTCTGCACAGCCGCCGCGGCCCGAAATCGCGTCAGCTCGAGGCCCGTTCGATCGTCGCCTGGTTCATCGGGGCGGCCAATGCCTCGATCACCTCCTGGTTCCAGGAACAGATTTCCGAACTGAGGCCTGCCTTCACCCAGCGACGCGTCTCGATCAATGCTTTCTCCACGGAACGTCCCGATCGCCTGCCCTCGCAATTGGAGCGGCGGGGAGTCGACGGCATCATCCTCCAGGGGATGGAACCAACCGAGGCCGTCTGGAACCAGATCCGGCAGATACCCAACGTCTGGCTGATGACCCGTCGATCGGAAGACTATCCGGGCGATTTCATCGAGCCCGACAACCGCGCCAATGGCCGGCTGGCGGCGAAGTACCTGGCTTCACGGGGGCACCGCCGGGTGGCCGTCCTGGCCACCGATCCGCATTACAGCGCGATTGAACTGCGGAGCCGCGCCTTTGTCGAACGCTGCCGCGAGCTGAACCTCGAGGTGACCGTGATCACCCCGGAGTCGATTGTCCGCCCGGCCTACCTTGAGGCCAACCCGCCCGCAGCCATGCTGGAGGAGCTGGTCCGTCGCTGGGTGGCCGGCCCGAACCGCGCCTCCGGGATCTATCTGCCGGCCGATCATTTCTGCGAAACCTTTCTCGGGATGGCGGCAAAGGCCGGGCTCCGGCCCGATCGCCACTTCGAACTCGTCCTCGGCAATTATTCGCCCGCCATCTACCGAAAACTGAGCCATCAGCCGGCGGCGATCGACATCCACCTCTCCACCCTCGTCAACCGGGCCATCGATCACCTCATCTGGCGGATCGACCACTTCGATGTGCCGGGCCGCATCGGTATCCAGATTTCACCCACTCTGAAGCCATCACCCCTCGTCCGCGTGCATTCCGTTCAACCGAAGAACGGCCGCGCCGCGCATGCGGACCCCGGAGTCCTCCTGAGCGAAGCCTGA
- a CDS encoding TonB-dependent receptor has protein sequence MNPRSRHQQWTKRAVILMTGALLALPAGLSAQEDLASELARLRAENARLREQIAATEAMPAPQAQPTTTTTAPTQTTSISEMLAETTATRTTEAGQEIVVLSPFEVSSEKDFGYLKTNAATASRIGMDIQNTPMSISVMSQEFVADTGMQTITDIFRYTASGSPDNSFKGRRPANESTPQGNFTMRGFKVNSLLRNGVFRYTSYNLDNIERVEVVKGPAAVFFGQGYPGGVVNYITKKPVFGEIPTSMSYYIGNDNSQGVSLDHNAQLSEKAAFRIVGAWHADKGPRTGEYSDNWNVTPSLTFIPFEDGKMKIDLSLEVLEQKYNSTAHSSWGWIYPDEWFQDYGTPPVDKMQAGLGSAYDPDDMQKNIDAYRARIRANPGAWNNDREALAGGVQLPLYTADGVRPGARYYDASGTLIYDRDYHYAAGGSFSANSVVTLQGSIEYSPTEWLDARYVYTQDRDRYDAVEGRTLQRADFLFDSTNGGGSTGYYRDTQNHQLDLIFKADVFNTKNKILVGALKNNYFQQYNANFQAAPIYWQVPGYNYPYPGAQSPKDANGNPYQLIDPAYAQGWNVPQNQVLYDRNGNPRTPADLYTKFDPGVEVKPDNRKVYPIDRNLLDGYKPELEAYYINVQSQLLDDRLTLMAGYRQEDRSESGQWLQVNAPWFDFNAVGEPAGASPDLYPPDVWNYSLSYAPTNFGPLVQRDGNSWNVGASFKINDENNIFVTVSKTFKLNLGFNGGFLGLPENAGDVIQDALAWAAYKGESGYDYLGTRITSVEQGLDIMNSRGAFDYIQNEEGFNYEIGWKTSLNDNKLVGTVSIFQGIRRNEKLDDAQMQSTENEPYNRTVELFSPGPSDEFPGAPQRSQFYNTRVFRWRTTGIENTVTGTEFEFIYTPIPNYQAVINGAWLWQAETTDHPSYKLGDGAIGDIFLGQRIENVPEFRFNLWNKYTFTETALRGLSVGLGMRYSSEQIISRSYDWNADMGGFTSGDYLVFDGNISYPWSFGGYDFVNTLQVTNLTDETYYEGSYFASDRRTWRFYTTLKF, from the coding sequence ATGAACCCAAGATCAAGACACCAACAGTGGACGAAGAGGGCGGTCATCCTGATGACCGGCGCTCTTCTTGCACTGCCGGCCGGTCTTTCCGCTCAGGAAGACCTGGCCAGTGAGCTGGCTCGCCTGCGTGCTGAGAATGCACGTCTGCGCGAACAGATCGCCGCAACCGAGGCCATGCCTGCACCGCAGGCCCAGCCAACCACCACGACCACCGCGCCGACCCAGACGACATCCATTTCCGAGATGCTGGCTGAGACGACCGCGACCCGGACCACCGAAGCCGGTCAGGAAATCGTCGTTCTCTCTCCCTTCGAGGTTTCCTCGGAGAAGGACTTCGGTTACCTGAAGACCAACGCGGCGACCGCCTCGCGCATCGGGATGGACATCCAGAACACCCCGATGAGCATCTCGGTCATGAGCCAGGAGTTCGTGGCCGACACCGGTATGCAGACGATCACGGACATCTTCCGTTATACCGCATCGGGTTCGCCGGACAACAGCTTCAAGGGCCGGCGCCCGGCCAATGAATCCACCCCGCAGGGCAACTTCACCATGCGCGGATTCAAGGTCAACTCGCTGCTGCGCAACGGCGTCTTCCGCTACACCTCCTACAATCTCGACAACATCGAGCGCGTTGAGGTGGTCAAGGGACCCGCCGCCGTCTTCTTCGGCCAGGGCTATCCCGGTGGTGTCGTCAACTACATCACCAAGAAGCCCGTCTTCGGTGAGATCCCCACCTCGATGTCCTACTACATCGGCAACGACAACAGCCAGGGTGTCAGCCTCGACCACAATGCCCAGCTCTCCGAGAAGGCGGCCTTCCGCATCGTCGGGGCCTGGCATGCGGACAAGGGCCCGCGCACCGGGGAATACTCCGACAACTGGAACGTGACCCCGTCCCTCACCTTCATTCCTTTCGAGGATGGCAAGATGAAGATCGACCTGTCACTGGAGGTTCTCGAGCAGAAGTACAACTCCACCGCCCATTCCTCCTGGGGCTGGATCTATCCCGACGAGTGGTTCCAGGACTATGGCACTCCTCCGGTCGACAAGATGCAGGCCGGACTGGGATCGGCTTATGATCCCGACGACATGCAGAAGAACATTGATGCCTACCGCGCTCGCATCCGCGCCAATCCCGGTGCCTGGAACAATGACCGTGAGGCTCTGGCCGGCGGCGTTCAGCTTCCTCTCTACACCGCTGACGGTGTGAGGCCGGGTGCCCGTTACTACGACGCCAGCGGCACGCTCATCTACGACCGCGACTACCACTACGCTGCCGGGGGATCCTTCTCCGCCAACAGCGTGGTCACCCTGCAGGGTTCGATCGAGTATTCGCCGACCGAGTGGTTGGATGCCCGCTACGTCTACACTCAGGACAGGGACCGTTACGATGCCGTCGAGGGCCGCACCCTGCAGCGGGCGGACTTCCTCTTCGACTCGACCAACGGCGGTGGTTCGACCGGTTACTACCGCGACACCCAGAACCATCAGTTGGACCTGATCTTCAAGGCCGACGTCTTCAATACGAAGAACAAGATCCTCGTCGGTGCGCTGAAGAACAACTACTTCCAGCAGTACAACGCCAACTTCCAGGCGGCGCCCATCTACTGGCAGGTTCCCGGTTACAACTATCCGTATCCCGGCGCGCAGAGCCCCAAGGATGCCAACGGCAACCCGTATCAGCTGATCGACCCCGCCTATGCGCAGGGCTGGAACGTCCCGCAGAACCAGGTCCTCTACGACCGCAACGGCAATCCGCGCACCCCGGCCGACCTTTACACGAAGTTCGACCCCGGTGTTGAGGTTAAGCCGGACAACCGCAAGGTCTACCCGATCGACCGCAACCTGCTCGACGGTTACAAGCCGGAACTCGAGGCCTACTACATCAATGTACAGTCGCAGCTTCTCGACGATCGCCTGACCCTCATGGCCGGTTATCGCCAGGAAGACAGGTCGGAAAGCGGACAATGGCTGCAGGTGAATGCCCCGTGGTTCGACTTCAACGCAGTGGGTGAGCCGGCCGGCGCAAGCCCGGATCTCTACCCGCCGGATGTCTGGAATTACTCGTTGAGCTATGCGCCGACCAACTTCGGTCCGCTCGTCCAACGTGACGGTAATTCCTGGAACGTCGGCGCGTCCTTCAAGATCAATGACGAGAACAATATCTTCGTCACGGTCTCGAAGACCTTCAAGCTGAACCTCGGCTTCAATGGCGGCTTCCTCGGACTGCCCGAGAATGCCGGCGATGTCATTCAGGACGCCCTTGCCTGGGCGGCCTACAAGGGTGAGAGCGGCTACGACTACCTGGGAACGCGGATCACCTCCGTGGAGCAAGGTCTGGACATCATGAACAGCCGCGGCGCGTTTGACTACATCCAGAATGAAGAGGGCTTCAACTACGAGATCGGCTGGAAGACTTCGCTGAACGACAACAAACTCGTCGGCACCGTTTCCATCTTCCAGGGCATTCGCCGCAACGAGAAGCTCGATGACGCACAGATGCAGTCCACCGAGAACGAACCCTACAATCGGACGGTTGAGCTGTTCTCGCCCGGTCCCAGTGATGAATTCCCGGGTGCTCCTCAGCGGAGCCAGTTCTATAATACTCGGGTCTTCCGCTGGCGCACCACCGGTATCGAGAACACCGTTACCGGAACAGAGTTCGAGTTCATCTATACGCCGATTCCCAACTACCAGGCCGTCATCAACGGTGCCTGGCTCTGGCAGGCCGAGACCACCGACCACCCGTCCTATAAGCTGGGCGACGGCGCCATCGGTGATATCTTCCTGGGGCAGCGTATCGAGAACGTGCCGGAGTTCCGGTTCAACCTCTGGAACAAGTATACCTTCACCGAGACGGCCCTTCGTGGTCTTTCCGTCGGCCTGGGTATGCGTTATTCCTCCGAGCAGATCATCTCGCGTTCCTATGACTGGAACGCCGACATGGGCGGATTCACCTCCGGCGACTACCTGGTATTTGATGGCAACATCAGCTACCCCTGGTCGTTTGGCGGGTATGACTTCGTCAACACCCTGCAGGTCACCAACCTGACCGACGAGACCTACTACGAAGGCAGCTACTTCGCGTCGGACCGGCGGACCTGGAGATTCTACACCACCCTCAAGTTCTAA
- a CDS encoding LacI family DNA-binding transcriptional regulator, with protein sequence MAKHAQVSPATVSRVINQPEKVSQERVRAVRRAMKALDYSPAPLSNRRGPKSRQIAAKSVGVWFVGAQQTPSLNWFQDQVIQMRPSMTRCRVHVSMYYSETNAEIPSPIRQREVDGVIIQGMEPASSCWPVLREMPNVWFMTRRSTDYPGDYVEPDNLANGLMAADYLISRGHSRLVALNTDPDYSAIAIRTDAFLQHCGSRRISASAINGTPKDHPAYLDTHPRDGEVNTLVRRWAAMSPRPTGVYLPADHFCGSFLRAARHLDLKPERDFELILGNRSPMIYPNLSYQPTAIDINLPTLVKMVVDHLLWRIDNFNSPGRVGLSVTPTLRPAPGISLAQHLDMADPAEFPSAVSL encoded by the coding sequence ATAGCGAAACACGCTCAGGTCTCCCCTGCGACCGTCTCGCGTGTCATCAATCAGCCTGAGAAAGTCTCTCAGGAGCGCGTGCGCGCGGTCCGACGGGCCATGAAAGCCCTTGACTACAGCCCGGCCCCGTTGAGCAACCGGAGGGGGCCCAAGTCGCGTCAGATCGCCGCCAAGTCCGTCGGCGTCTGGTTTGTGGGCGCCCAGCAAACCCCAAGCCTGAACTGGTTTCAGGATCAGGTCATCCAGATGCGCCCGTCGATGACCCGCTGTCGTGTCCACGTCAGCATGTATTACTCGGAGACCAATGCGGAGATCCCCTCGCCCATCCGGCAGCGGGAGGTCGATGGGGTCATCATCCAGGGGATGGAGCCGGCTTCCAGCTGCTGGCCGGTGCTGCGTGAGATGCCCAACGTCTGGTTCATGACACGGCGCTCGACCGATTACCCGGGCGACTACGTCGAGCCGGACAATCTGGCCAATGGCTTGATGGCCGCCGATTACCTGATCTCCCGGGGGCACAGCCGCCTGGTCGCCCTCAATACCGATCCCGATTACAGTGCGATCGCCATCCGGACCGACGCTTTCCTCCAGCATTGCGGTAGCCGGCGCATCTCCGCTTCCGCCATTAACGGCACCCCAAAGGATCACCCGGCCTATCTCGACACCCATCCCAGGGACGGCGAGGTCAATACCCTCGTCAGACGATGGGCCGCCATGTCCCCGCGCCCCACCGGAGTCTACCTGCCGGCGGACCATTTCTGCGGGTCCTTTCTCCGGGCGGCCCGTCACCTGGACCTCAAGCCGGAGCGCGACTTCGAACTCATTCTCGGCAACCGGTCGCCCATGATCTATCCGAACCTGAGCTACCAGCCGACCGCCATCGACATCAACCTGCCCACCCTGGTCAAGATGGTCGTCGATCACCTGCTCTGGCGGATCGACAATTTCAACTCCCCCGGACGCGTCGGGCTCTCCGTCACCCCGACCCTCCGTCCCGCACCGGGCATCAGCCTGGCCCAACACCTGGATATGGCCGATCCGGCGGAATTCCCCTCGGCCGTCTCACTATGA
- a CDS encoding TonB-dependent receptor plug domain-containing protein, whose amino-acid sequence MNPRSRHQQWTKRVVILMTGALLALPAGLSAQEDLASELARLRAENARLREQIAATEAMPAPQAQPAATTTAPAQTTSISEMPAETTATQTTQGGQEIVVLSPFEVSSEKDFGYLKTNAATASRIGMDIQNTPMSIAVMSEDFIADTGLKTITDIFRYTASGSPDNSFKGRRPANEATPQGNFTMRGFKVNSLLRNGVFRYTSYNLDNIDRVEVVKGPAAVFFGQGYPGGVVNYITKKPVFGEIPTSISYYIGNDNSQGVSLDHNAQLSEKAAFRIVGAWHADKGPRTGNTPTTGT is encoded by the coding sequence ATGAACCCAAGATCAAGACACCAACAGTGGACGAAGAGGGTGGTCATCCTGATGACCGGCGCTCTTCTTGCACTGCCGGCCGGTCTTTCCGCTCAGGAAGACCTGGCCAGTGAGCTGGCTCGCCTGCGTGCTGAGAATGCACGTCTGCGCGAACAGATCGCCGCAACGGAGGCCATGCCTGCACCGCAGGCCCAGCCTGCAGCCACGACCACCGCGCCGGCCCAGACGACATCCATTTCCGAGATGCCGGCTGAGACGACCGCGACCCAGACCACGCAAGGCGGTCAGGAAATCGTCGTTCTCTCACCCTTCGAGGTTTCCTCGGAGAAGGACTTCGGCTATCTGAAGACCAACGCGGCGACCGCCTCGCGTATCGGGATGGACATCCAGAACACCCCGATGAGCATCGCGGTCATGAGTGAAGACTTCATTGCCGACACCGGCTTGAAGACGATCACGGACATCTTCCGCTATACCGCATCGGGTTCGCCGGACAACAGCTTCAAGGGCCGGCGCCCGGCCAACGAAGCCACCCCGCAGGGCAACTTCACCATGCGTGGTTTCAAGGTCAACTCGCTGCTGCGCAACGGCGTCTTCCGCTACACCTCCTACAACCTCGACAACATCGACCGCGTCGAGGTGGTCAAGGGGCCCGCCGCCGTCTTCTTCGGCCAGGGCTATCCCGGTGGTGTCGTCAACTACATCACCAAGAAGCCCGTCTTCGGTGAGATCCCCACCTCGATATCCTACTACATCGGCAACGACAACAGCCAGGGTGTCAGCCTCGACCACAATGCCCAGCTCTCCGAGAAGGCGGCCTTCCGCATCGTCGGGGCCTGGCATGCGGACAAGGGCCCGCGCACCGGGAATACTCCGACAACTGGAACGTGA
- a CDS encoding TonB-dependent receptor, whose translation MTPSLTFIPFEDGKMKIDLSLEVLEQKYNSTSHSSWGWIYPDQWFQDYGNPPVDKMQAGLGANYDPNDMQKNITAYRARIRTNPGAWNTDREKVLGQGELPLYTADGVKPGARYYDASGTLIYDRDYHYAAGGSFSANSVVTLQGSIEYSPTEWLDARYVYTQDRDRYDAVEGRTLQAADFLFDSTNGGGSTGYYRDTQNHQLDLIFKADLLGTKNKILVGGLKNNYFQQYNANFQAAPIYWQVPGYNYPYPGAQSPKDANGNPYQLIDPAYAQGWNVPQNQVLYDRNGNPRTPAELYTKFDPGVEVKPDNRKVYPLDRNLLDGYKPELEAYYINVQSQLLDDRLTLMAGYRKEDRTESGQWLQVNAPWFDFNALGEPAGASPDLYPPDVWNYSLSYAPTNFGPLVERSGNSWNVGASFKINDENNIFVTVSKTFKLNLGFSGGFLGLPENAGDVISDALAWAAYNGQSGYDYLGTRITSVEQGLDVMNSRGAFDYIQNEEGFNYEIGWKTSLNDNKLVGTLSVFQGVRRNEKLDDGQRQSNENEPYNSSQTLFSPGPSESLPGAPQRSAFYNTRVFRWRTTGIENTVTGAEFEFIYTPIPNYQAVINGAWLWQAETTDHPSYKLGDGAIGDIFLGQRIENVPEYRFNLWNKYTFTETALRGLSVGLGMRYSSEQILSRSYDWNADKGGFTSGDYLVFDGNISYPWSFGGYDFVNTLQVTNLTDETYYEGSYFASDRRTWRFYTTLKF comes from the coding sequence GTGACCCCGTCCCTCACCTTCATTCCTTTCGAGGATGGCAAGATGAAGATCGACCTGTCACTGGAGGTTCTCGAGCAGAAGTACAACTCCACCTCCCATTCCTCCTGGGGATGGATCTATCCCGACCAGTGGTTCCAGGACTATGGCAATCCTCCGGTCGACAAGATGCAGGCCGGCCTGGGAGCCAACTATGATCCCAACGACATGCAGAAGAACATCACGGCCTACCGCGCTCGTATCCGCACCAACCCGGGTGCCTGGAACACCGACCGCGAGAAGGTTCTCGGCCAGGGTGAGTTGCCCCTCTACACCGCTGACGGTGTGAAACCGGGCGCCCGCTACTACGACGCCAGCGGCACGCTCATCTACGACCGCGACTACCACTATGCCGCCGGCGGATCCTTCTCCGCCAACAGCGTGGTCACCCTGCAGGGTTCGATCGAGTATTCACCGACCGAGTGGTTGGATGCCCGTTACGTCTACACCCAGGACAGGGACCGTTACGATGCCGTCGAGGGCCGCACTCTGCAGGCGGCGGACTTCCTCTTCGACTCGACCAACGGTGGCGGTTCGACCGGTTACTACCGCGACACCCAGAACCATCAGTTGGACCTGATCTTCAAGGCCGATCTCCTCGGCACGAAGAACAAGATCCTGGTCGGCGGTTTGAAGAACAACTACTTCCAGCAGTACAACGCCAACTTCCAGGCGGCGCCCATCTACTGGCAGGTCCCGGGTTACAACTACCCGTATCCCGGCGCGCAGAGCCCCAAGGACGCCAACGGCAACCCGTATCAGCTGATCGACCCCGCCTATGCGCAGGGCTGGAACGTCCCGCAGAACCAGGTCCTCTACGACCGCAACGGCAATCCGCGCACCCCGGCCGAACTCTACACGAAGTTCGACCCGGGTGTTGAGGTTAAGCCGGACAACCGCAAGGTCTACCCGCTCGACCGCAACCTGCTCGACGGTTACAAGCCGGAACTCGAGGCCTACTACATCAATGTGCAGTCGCAGCTTCTTGACGATCGCCTGACTCTCATGGCCGGTTACCGCAAGGAGGACCGGACCGAGAGCGGACAGTGGCTGCAGGTCAACGCCCCCTGGTTCGACTTCAATGCATTGGGTGAGCCGGCCGGCGCAAGCCCGGATCTTTACCCGCCGGATGTCTGGAATTACTCGTTGAGCTACGCGCCGACCAACTTCGGTCCGCTCGTCGAGCGCTCGGGTAATTCCTGGAACGTCGGCGCGTCCTTCAAGATCAATGACGAGAACAATATCTTCGTCACGGTCTCGAAGACCTTCAAGTTGAACCTCGGCTTCAGCGGCGGCTTCCTCGGATTGCCCGAGAATGCCGGCGATGTCATATCGGACGCCCTTGCCTGGGCGGCCTACAATGGTCAGAGCGGCTACGACTACCTGGGCACGCGGATCACCTCCGTGGAACAGGGTCTGGACGTCATGAACAGCCGCGGCGCGTTTGACTACATCCAGAATGAAGAGGGCTTCAACTACGAGATCGGCTGGAAGACTTCGTTGAACGACAACAAGCTTGTCGGTACCTTGTCCGTCTTCCAGGGCGTTCGCCGCAACGAGAAGCTCGACGACGGCCAGAGGCAGTCCAACGAGAACGAGCCCTACAACTCCTCGCAGACGCTCTTCTCGCCCGGTCCGAGCGAGTCCCTGCCGGGTGCACCGCAACGGAGCGCGTTCTATAATACTCGGGTCTTCCGCTGGCGCACCACCGGTATCGAGAATACCGTCACCGGCGCGGAGTTTGAGTTCATCTATACGCCGATCCCCAACTACCAGGCCGTCATCAACGGTGCCTGGCTCTGGCAGGCCGAGACCACCGACCACCCGTCCTATAAGTTGGGCGACGGCGCCATCGGTGATATCTTCCTGGGGCAGCGCATCGAGAACGTGCCGGAGTACCGGTTCAACCTCTGGAACAAGTACACCTTCACCGAGACGGCCCTGCGTGGTCTTTCCGTCGGTCTGGGTATGCGCTATTCCTCCGAGCAGATCCTCTCGCGCTCCTATGACTGGAACGCCGACAAGGGCGGATTCACCTCCGGCGACTACCTGGTATTTGATGGCAACATCAGCTACCCCTGGTCGTTTGGCGGGTATGACTTCGTCAACACCCTGCAGGTCACCAACCTGACCGACGAGACCTACTACGAAGGCAGCTACTTCGCGTCGGACCGGCGGACCTGGAGATTCTACACCACCCTCAAGTTCTAA
- a CDS encoding acyltransferase, producing MTSTNPPPRRDGHLDSLRGAAALLVLWMHGGVVLAEGGADGLATSLCFELPDYLHFGRIGVVIFFALSGYLIAGSLEGADWRTTFPIKRAFRLYPIYLFSMGVVLLLVDTRWDIPTLLANLTMVPTLLGRDEMMGLYWTLQTEVVFYGVIYLATWVGWGRSRRGLFSLLGILQPRVLCEPATAG from the coding sequence ATGACTTCGACCAACCCTCCACCCAGGCGCGATGGCCACCTCGATTCCCTTCGGGGTGCAGCCGCTTTGCTGGTGCTCTGGATGCATGGCGGAGTGGTCCTGGCGGAAGGCGGAGCGGACGGGCTGGCCACCTCGCTCTGCTTCGAACTGCCGGATTACCTCCATTTCGGGCGGATCGGGGTGGTCATCTTCTTTGCGCTGAGCGGCTATCTGATCGCCGGAAGTCTCGAAGGTGCGGACTGGCGGACCACCTTTCCCATCAAGAGGGCATTCCGCCTCTACCCCATCTATCTGTTTTCGATGGGCGTTGTTCTGCTCCTGGTGGATACGCGTTGGGATATCCCGACCCTGCTGGCCAACCTGACCATGGTGCCCACCCTGCTGGGTCGCGACGAGATGATGGGGTTGTACTGGACGTTGCAGACCGAGGTGGTCTTCTACGGCGTCATTTACCTCGCCACCTGGGTCGGGTGGGGGCGGTCGCGCCGGGGTCTCTTCAGCCTCCTCGGTATTCTTCAGCCTCGCGTACTTTGCGAGCCTGCTACTGCTGGATGA